The segment CAGGTAACAAGACGCTGCTATATTATCGGCAAGAACGGTGATATCAATCTTCATCGCCAGTGCCCAATCTTATGGAATCGACGTATTTTTCTGTGTTGGGAGAGAATTCGGGCCCGGTTATTTTATAGCTGCCACCCTCGATTTTTATGGCTTTTGCACTAAGAAGGGCTGTCGCTATTTTATTACGAGCCGAAGCAAGTATCCGTTGGAATGTCGGTCGTGATATTTTCATTTGACTGGCGGCTTCTTTCTGTTCCAGCCCTTCTAAATCTTTTAGTCTTATCGCTTCGATTTCTTC is part of the Dehalococcoidales bacterium genome and harbors:
- a CDS encoding DUF134 domain-containing protein translates to MARPRKCRHISFLPNVRYFKPRGVPMRFLEEISLSFEEIEAIRLKDLEGLEQKEAASQMKISRPTFQRILASARNKIATALLSAKAIKIEGGSYKITGPEFSPNTEKYVDSIRLGTGDED